A window of the Narcine bancroftii isolate sNarBan1 chromosome 4, sNarBan1.hap1, whole genome shotgun sequence genome harbors these coding sequences:
- the LOC138760289 gene encoding sulfotransferase 1C4-like isoform X2: MQEIVDLILMDGDADKSKRAPVYLRIPFLEMFAHGDIPSGVETIMKMESPRIIKTHLPFQLMPKSFWELNCKAIVVARNPKDVAVSYFHFHRMNQAMPEPGPWDQFLQTFVNGQVSWGCSYEHALGWWEARKLHQILFIFYEDIKEDPRREILKVASFLGKVLDEIAVEKVVHHSQFAVMKDNPMANYSTLPSTIFNQAISKFMRKGEVGDWKNLFTVAQNEAFDEFNTRKLSGTDLRFREVL, encoded by the exons ATGCAGGAGATTGTGGACCTGATCCTGATGGATGGGGATGCAGACAAGAGTAAACGAGCGCCTGTTTATCTGAGGATTCCCTTCCTAGAAATGTTCGCCCACGGAGATATCCCCAGTG GAGTGGAAACGATCATGAAGATGGAATCTCCCAGGATCATCAAAACCCACCTCCCCTTCCAACTGATGCCCAAATCATTCTGGGAGCTAAACTGCAAG GCCATCGTTGTTGCTCGAAATCCTAAGGATGTGGCCGTTTCCTACTTCCACTTCCACCGGATGAACCAGGCGATGCCCGAACCTGGACCTTGGGACCAGTTCCTGCAGACATTCGTCAACGGGCAAG TGAGTTGGGGCTGCTCTTACGAACATGCTCTGGGATGGTGGGAGGCAAGGAAACTCCATCAAATTCTCTTCATCTTCTACGAGGACATCAAGGAG GACCCTCGGCGGGAGATCCTAAAGGTGGCCAGTTTCCTGGGCAAGGTTCTGGATGAGATCGCTGTGGAGAAGGTGGTACATCACTCCCAGTTCGCTGTGATGAAGGACAACCCCATGGCCAATTACTCCACACTGCCCTCCACCATTTTCAACCAGGCCATCTCCAAGTTCATGAGGAAAG gtgAAGTTGGTGACTGGAAGAACCTATTCACCGTGGCACAGAATGAAGCTTTTGATGAATTCAACACAAGAAAGCTATCAGGGACTGACCTTCGGTTCCGCGAGGTCCTGTGA